Part of the Bacillaceae bacterium S4-13-56 genome is shown below.
ATTACCACCTATGGTTTTGGAATTATGATGTTCATCAATATTCTCTTTGGGATCGCCCTCATATTTTTGGAACGGCGAGATGCAAGCGTTACATGGGCATGGCTCATGGTATTAATGTTCATCCCCGTAATCGGGTTTATGGTGTACCTATTATTTGGCAGAAGATTAAATCGCAAACACATTTTTAAATGGGATCAGTTTGATCAACTAGGTGTACAAGAGCAGGTTCAAAGTCAGCTTTCGTCCTTACGAAATGAAACATTTTCTTTTGTGAATAAAGCATCTGAAAAGAATAAAGATCTTATTTATATGTTTTTACAAAATGATGAAGCTGTTTTAACACAAAATAATGATGTTCAAATTTTCTTGGATGGAAAGGAAAAATTTTCTTCTCTGATGGAGGACTTAAAAAAAGCCAAGGACCACATCCATATTGTTTATTATATTATTCGTGATGATTTTATTGGACAAAAAATAGGGGAGATACTAGCACAAAAAGCGAGAGAGGGAGTCGAGGTTAGAGTCCTTTATGATGCATTAGGCTCTAAATCACTGAAAAAATCATCCATTCGTCAGTTACAAAAAGCCGGTGTGGAAATGGAGGCCTTTTTTCCTTCTAAATTTGCCATGATTAATCCTCGTATTAATTTTCGAAACCATCGTAAGCTGGTGATTGTGGATGGTATCATTGGGTACACGGGAGGATTTAATATTGGAGATGAATACCTAGGGATGAGTAAAAAATTTGGTTACTGGCGA
Proteins encoded:
- the cls gene encoding cardiolipin synthase is translated as MEWITTYGFGIMMFINILFGIALIFLERRDASVTWAWLMVLMFIPVIGFMVYLLFGRRLNRKHIFKWDQFDQLGVQEQVQSQLSSLRNETFSFVNKASEKNKDLIYMFLQNDEAVLTQNNDVQIFLDGKEKFSSLMEDLKKAKDHIHIVYYIIRDDFIGQKIGEILAQKAREGVEVRVLYDALGSKSLKKSSIRQLQKAGVEMEAFFPSKFAMINPRINFRNHRKLVIVDGIIGYTGGFNIGDEYLGMSKKFGYWRDSHLRIEGDAVQSIQTRFLLDWNQASRRHIVNRSRYYPPISAEGNVGIQVVTSGPDSDWEQIKNGYLKVIMSAKKYVYIQTPYFIPDASVLDALRVASLSGVDVRIMIPKMPDHPFVYWATYSYVGELLNAGVKIFIYQKGFMHAKTIVADDVVSSVGTANIDVRSFRLNFEVNAFLYDEEITLKLVNGYREDMNHSSELTMEIYNNRSHWIRFKESIARLLTPIL